In Pseudobdellovibrio exovorus JSS, the genomic stretch CAAATTTTAGATGCACTTAATGAACAGGGCTTATTGGCTGAAGCTGTAAAATTAGCGGAAGCTTTTCAAATTCATCCACTTCATATTTTGGGACCAATCATCGGTGAAAATTCGTTCAATGGTGCCATCGACAAAACGATACAGGATAGCTTTGCTAAGATGTTCACAGAAAAAGATTTTCGTGTGATGTCGTCGCGAATGCAGATGATTGTAGATGATCCACAAACACAGGGTTGCATGAATTTGCAGACGTTGAATTACTGGAAATGGCGGTGCTTACTTCATCGCTCTAGCTATTTAGCGAATGGTAGCAATCGTGATTTTATATGGTGGTTTTATCAGATCTCGAATAAAGGCAAAGGCACCTTTGGACTGGGCCAAGTGCAGCCGTTCTTATTGTGGAGTGTTTCTGATATCGTCGCTGAAAAAACAGCGCCGCTAGGTTACAACTATAAAACTTATTCGCTGACCGATATGAAAGAACCTTTCAAAATTGTTTTTAGAAATAAAGAAATGCTCGCTTACATTGCGGCGATGGCGTACGTATCCATTCAAGTGTATAAGTCGGTGGGTCAGATCGACATCAGTCAGAATGCAGGTCTGACAACAACCCTGTATAATGTGGGTGATGAATACCAACGGGCCTATTATTTTTTAAAGAAAAATGGATCAGCTCCAGAAGTGAACTACATGGGTTGGTACATCAACCACTTCGAAAACGAGATTCAAAATTACTTAGAGACAAAAGAGCTTAAATATTGATCAATAGATAGGAAAAAATGGTAGGGAGTACCGGGTTCGAACCGATGACATCCACCTTGTAAGGGTGGCGCTCTACCAACTGAGCTAACTCCCTGAAACGGTTTTACAACCGAAAGAGAAGATTTTTATAATCTTCTCTTCTTGAAGACACAAGTCTTTTTTGAAGGACTCTACTTTTTGCAGAGTCCTTCAGCATCAGATGCAACTTTTTTCAACACAAGGTTCTGTGTTTCTTTCATTCCGATGTCTAATGGAGCTCCGTTTGTGCGAGCTCCTTCAGTAAAGCCCAGCATTTGTACGGATACAGCCACGATGTTTTGCTTACACGATAGAGCCAAGGTGTCTTGGATATCACGGGCATCAAATAGACCCATTTTGAACTGATACTTGTACATATGGTCAGAAATAAGGGCACGAACTACGTTCTTTTCAGTTACGTCCACATAACCCGTACCGCGAGCCGATGCCTTCGAGCAGATACCCTCTGCATGAATAGATAACTGTAAAATTTTGCGTTTATTCGTAGAGCTCAGCACGCGAGCTTTGATGAATACGCTGCTGTCACCTAATTGCCAGTAACCTGCAATATTATCCCATGGGAACGGTTGAACCACAGACCATGGTAGAATATCAACGCCACCTTTAAGAACGTTTGAATTATCACATTGCGCACTTGCAGAAGCACTCCACAATGAAGTCATAAACACTATTGAAATCCACATTGTCATTTTTTTCATAGAAAACTTTCCAGATAATTTCATTATAAAGCCCCCTCAGCTCTAGATTCGCTCAACTCAACTTTGGCACTTTTATTTAAGTAATAACCATTTTTCGCTCTGAAAATATATTTAGGTTTGTCGTAATCTGGTTCGATCATTTTGCGTAGGCGTTTG encodes the following:
- a CDS encoding DUF1402 family protein — encoded protein: MHIRVKQAYHFILQSVALVLMATPVFASSLSVYDDLNQAFHSNSQQGTSGSLRVAAKGNGLQAAIPAIPRLAQARAAVTGDLPALLSLAKETEFALALGKSKIPQILDALNEQGLLAEAVKLAEAFQIHPLHILGPIIGENSFNGAIDKTIQDSFAKMFTEKDFRVMSSRMQMIVDDPQTQGCMNLQTLNYWKWRCLLHRSSYLANGSNRDFIWWFYQISNKGKGTFGLGQVQPFLLWSVSDIVAEKTAPLGYNYKTYSLTDMKEPFKIVFRNKEMLAYIAAMAYVSIQVYKSVGQIDISQNAGLTTTLYNVGDEYQRAYYFLKKNGSAPEVNYMGWYINHFENEIQNYLETKELKY